One Chelonoidis abingdonii isolate Lonesome George chromosome 18, CheloAbing_2.0, whole genome shotgun sequence genomic region harbors:
- the H2AX gene encoding histone H2AX — translation MSGRGKGSGKTRAKAKSRSSRAGLQFPVGRVHRLLRRGHYAERVGAGAPVYLAAVLEYLTAEILELAGNAARDNKKTRIIPRHLQLAVRNDEELNKLLGGVTIAQGGVLPNIQAVLLPKKAGGGAGQAKSGKKSSSQQSQEY, via the coding sequence ATGTCCGGCCGTGGTAAGGGCAGCGGCAAGACCCGCGCTAAGGCTAAATCTCGATCGTCCCGCGCCGGGCTGCAGTTCCCGGTGGGGCGCGTGCACCGGCTGCTGCGGCGCGGCCACTACGCGGAGCGAGTTGGTGCGGGCGCCCCGGTGTACCTGGCCGCCGTACTCGAGTACCTGACGGCGGAGATCCTGGAGCTGGCGGGTAACGCGGCGCGGGACAACAAGAAGACGCGCATTATCCCGCGGCACCTGCAGCTCGCGGTGCGCAACGACGAAGAGCTCAACAAACTGCTGGGCGGTGTCACCATCGCGCAGGGCGGAGTCCTGCCCAATATCCAGGCTGTGCTGCTGCCCAAGAAGGCGGGCGGCGGAGCTGGGCAGGCCAAGAGCGGCAAGAAGAGCAGCAGCCAGCAATCGCAGGAATACTAG